A single window of Microbaculum marinisediminis DNA harbors:
- a CDS encoding universal stress protein → MHESAVATDCGSRERATPSNSLSSTAFRRVVACVDTSELSRKVIPHAVVLANAVRAPLTVLHVLEIEPTAGIPPDPVEWDVRRHRAHDHAVRLVRSHGGDVPEIDVRIIEGRPAEQICLWSRSHEVGVTVIGTRSDSGTPAWQLGDTARKLLDQASGMLLLVPATVADVPIVHYRRLLVPLDGSCQAESTLPLAMRIAEAEDAELLLVHVVPVPELTEVGPLEAADIRLRQDVISRNEQVARQYLNRIRALVAERGIGARNVILSDNDVRSQLTRLIVEEAVDLVVLSAHGRSGRADVSCGSVASYLVTHAQAPLLLKLNGTLASARRMIPGSGRNGRFLSRAAL, encoded by the coding sequence ATGCATGAATCTGCCGTGGCAACAGACTGCGGCTCGCGTGAGCGAGCTACCCCGTCAAACTCGTTGTCGAGCACGGCCTTTCGTCGTGTTGTGGCGTGTGTGGATACGTCAGAGCTGTCGCGCAAGGTGATCCCTCATGCCGTTGTACTAGCCAATGCGGTACGAGCTCCGCTTACCGTACTTCACGTCCTGGAAATCGAACCGACGGCCGGAATACCACCGGACCCCGTAGAGTGGGACGTCCGCCGCCACAGAGCCCACGACCACGCCGTGCGACTTGTTAGGTCGCACGGTGGCGACGTTCCAGAGATCGACGTCCGCATCATTGAGGGCCGCCCGGCCGAGCAGATCTGCCTATGGTCTCGCAGCCATGAGGTGGGCGTGACGGTAATAGGGACCCGCAGCGACTCGGGGACGCCGGCGTGGCAACTCGGCGACACGGCGCGCAAACTCTTGGACCAGGCTTCCGGGATGCTGCTTCTTGTACCCGCGACAGTCGCGGATGTGCCGATAGTGCATTATCGGCGGCTGTTGGTGCCGCTCGACGGGTCGTGCCAGGCGGAGAGCACACTTCCACTCGCGATGCGAATCGCAGAGGCCGAAGACGCAGAGTTGCTGCTCGTTCACGTGGTTCCCGTGCCGGAGCTGACAGAGGTCGGTCCGCTCGAGGCAGCAGATATCAGACTGCGGCAAGACGTAATCAGCCGAAATGAGCAGGTCGCCCGCCAGTATCTCAACCGCATTCGCGCCCTCGTCGCGGAACGCGGCATCGGGGCAAGAAATGTAATACTTTCCGACAACGATGTCCGCAGCCAACTCACCCGGCTCATTGTCGAGGAAGCAGTGGACCTTGTCGTCTTGTCGGCGCATGGTCGCAGCGGTCGCGCCGACGTCTCGTGCGGGAGCGTTGCTTCCTATTTGGTAACGCATGCACAGGCACCGCTGCTGCTCAAGCTTAACGGCACTCTAGCGTCGGCCCGACGTATGATTCCTGGAAGTGGCCGGAACGGGCGGTTTCTCAGCCGCGCCGCGCTGTGA
- a CDS encoding CBS domain-containing protein, whose protein sequence is VRVDATVADAAQLMLDHRISGLPVIDEQGSLVGMITERDLLRRVEVETNRERPHWLELLLGAGELAEEYVRTHTKRIEDVMTRDVVTVSSDTLLSEVVSLMERRDIKRIPVVRDGKVIGIVSRANILRALARRIDDKPPTAGDDLTVRRSVLEELEKHGWIPGGGLEIVARDGVVELRGTVGDERVRQAIRVAAESLPGVKQVEDRLHVAGTPPGWI, encoded by the coding sequence CGGTTCGCGTCGACGCGACCGTAGCCGATGCGGCCCAGCTTATGTTGGACCACCGTATCAGTGGGTTACCGGTGATCGACGAGCAAGGAAGTCTTGTCGGCATGATCACGGAGCGTGATCTTCTGCGGCGAGTTGAGGTCGAGACCAACCGCGAGCGACCTCATTGGCTCGAGCTCTTGCTCGGCGCGGGAGAGCTGGCGGAGGAATATGTCCGAACGCACACCAAGCGAATTGAAGACGTGATGACCCGGGACGTGGTGACTGTTTCGAGTGACACGCTTCTGAGCGAGGTCGTATCATTGATGGAGCGGCGCGACATCAAACGAATTCCGGTTGTTCGGGATGGCAAGGTAATCGGCATCGTCAGCCGCGCCAATATTCTGCGCGCCCTGGCCCGTCGCATCGACGATAAGCCCCCGACCGCCGGAGACGACCTCACGGTCCGGCGGAGTGTTTTGGAGGAGCTTGAAAAGCACGGTTGGATACCGGGTGGCGGCCTAGAGATCGTAGCACGGGATGGAGTTGTCGAACTGCGCGGGACGGTCGGTGACGAGCGCGTACGCCAAGCCATTCGTGTCGCCGCCGAGAGCCTACCAGGCGTCAAGCAAGTGGAGGACCGGCTGCACGTCGCAGGGACGCCACCGGGTTGGATCTGA
- a CDS encoding 1-phosphofructokinase family hexose kinase, with the protein MDLKRYPVGSRGAEVAVAGILTITMSPTIDISASTRNVVPIHKLSCSGVRRDPGGGGINVARVVRRFGMECRALYPTGGYTGDFLRALMDKEGVESLHVTIAADTRESFTLFEESSEQEYRFVLPGPELREEEWQCCLDRLAALPHRPAYLVASGSLPPGVPDDFYARVARIAELLGARLVVDSSGAALKAALDAGIYLVKPNLRELRELTGESLELQSEWEDAATALISAGKSEIVALTLGEDGAFLVSPMGCLRATGLQVDIHSAVGAGDSFLAAMVWQLSLGRSLECAFRYGVAAGTAALGTPGTELCRIQDVERLYGEVRVEPVACTGRRNSL; encoded by the coding sequence TTGGATCTGAAACGCTACCCGGTCGGCAGCCGAGGAGCGGAGGTTGCGGTGGCGGGGATTCTGACGATCACCATGAGTCCGACGATCGATATTTCGGCGTCGACACGGAATGTAGTCCCCATTCACAAACTGAGCTGCAGTGGGGTACGCCGTGATCCTGGCGGTGGTGGGATCAACGTGGCAAGGGTCGTACGGCGCTTCGGAATGGAATGCCGCGCCCTCTATCCCACGGGTGGCTATACTGGAGATTTTCTTCGCGCGCTCATGGACAAGGAAGGCGTTGAAAGCCTTCACGTGACGATTGCTGCCGACACTCGCGAGAGCTTCACATTGTTCGAGGAGTCAAGCGAGCAAGAGTATCGGTTCGTCCTGCCCGGCCCGGAGTTGCGAGAAGAGGAGTGGCAATGTTGTCTCGACCGGTTGGCAGCGCTTCCGCACCGTCCGGCCTACCTTGTGGCAAGTGGTAGCCTGCCACCTGGCGTGCCGGATGACTTTTATGCGCGGGTTGCTCGGATCGCGGAATTGCTCGGCGCGCGGTTAGTCGTTGACAGCTCGGGAGCGGCATTGAAGGCGGCGTTGGACGCGGGCATATATCTCGTCAAGCCCAACCTTCGTGAGTTGCGGGAGCTCACTGGAGAATCTCTCGAGCTGCAATCGGAATGGGAGGATGCGGCAACGGCGCTGATCAGTGCCGGCAAATCCGAAATCGTCGCGCTAACGTTGGGTGAGGACGGCGCATTTCTCGTCAGCCCGATGGGATGTCTGCGCGCGACAGGACTTCAAGTTGATATTCACAGCGCGGTCGGGGCCGGCGACAGCTTTCTCGCCGCAATGGTGTGGCAGTTGTCGCTTGGCCGAAGCCTCGAATGCGCGTTCCGATACGGCGTGGCTGCCGGGACAGCCGCCCTTGGTACACCGGGCACGGAGTTGTGTCGCATCCAGGACGTCGAGCGGCTGTACGGCGAAGTTCGCGTTGAGCCTGTGGCGTGTACGGGGCGGCGAAATAGTTTGTAA